DNA from Spirosoma oryzicola:
GTTAATAATTGTATTGTTGACGGTGTTCAATAGTTTCGCCGTCTTCAATACTCTTTTCCTTCAGCCGCTGACCGTTTTCAACACGTATGCACGGGGCTTGGAAAGCCTGATGGTTATTGGGCTTTCAATCTTGTGCTTTTACAAGATGCTTACCGAACTCGATATCAAGCGTCCTGAAACGAATCCCGTATTTTGGATAAATACGGGATTTTTGATTTATTTCGCAGGAAGCCTCATCTTGTTTATATTAGCCAATGTTGCCATAGCGCAACCCAATCAGTCATTAAGTTTGATGTCCTGGGGCTTACATTCCTGTCTGTTTGTCTTAATGCATCTTGCTTTTGGTCTCGGTTTATGGCTCAGCCCCAATCTTCGATAGATCTGTACGTTTTACTATTTGGTGGTTCGATCGCTATCTTATTGCTAGTAGCTGGCCTGATAACATTTCTTTTGTTATACCAGAAGCGGCTGGCCCGGCAAGAGTTAGCGATGAAACAAATCGAGCTCAACTACCAACGCGATGTAATTTATCGTACGCTGGATGCGGTCGAAGACGAGCGTCATCGGGTAGCACGGGATCTTCATGACGAAGTAGGAGCTTCCCTATCCGTCATGCGCTTGTTGGTTAGCCAACTGGTGCAATCCAATCCTGTTGTTGACCCCGCAGGAACTAAGCTCAAGGCGCAGATTGATCATACGCTGGATACAATCCGACGGATCTCTAACGATCTCTTACCGCAAGGGCTTACCGAACTCGGTTTGGTGTACGCACTGGAAGGACTATGTGAAGATATTATGGCAGTAACCGAAAATGATATCCAGTTACTGGTTCAGGGCACGGTCAATTTTAACGCCCGCTTCAACTTGACCGTATACCGACTCGTTCAGGAACTACTAATCAATGCCAGCAAATACGCCCATGCGACCAGTATTGAACTGCAAATTACAGTTTCTACCGACCAGTTTCTGTTGCTATATAGCGACAATGGCATCGGGTTTAATCTGGAGGAAGCGTACCATAAAAAGAGTTTGGGGCTGAAGAACATCGAAACGCGCACACAAATGCTAGGCGGCTCTGTTGACTTCAAAACCCAATCGGGCCAAGGATTACAAGTTACTATTGGGGTTCCTTTGCTAAATAACCTATGAAGACTATCAACGTTGCTATCGCTGATGACCAAGTGCTGTTTCGGAAAGGCTTGTTGTCTATTATCAATGGTTTTGAGGGTATACAAGTTACCCTGGAAGCCGAGAATGGTCGAGCTTTGCTGGAAGGACTTGAAACAGCTACCTCTTTTCCGGATGTGGTCCTGTTGGATCTATCAATGCCGGAACTGAATGGAGTCGAGGTCACGAAGCGACTGAATAGTGCGTATCCTGCCCTTAAAATAATAATCTTATCAGTTTATGGCGAAGACCGGTTTGTCATCCACATGATCGATCTGGGTGTCAATGGGTTTTTATTTAAAAATGTCGAGCCACTGGAGGTAGAACGAGCGATTCGTACTGTGGTTGAGAAAGATTTTTACGTGAACGACATCTTTTTGACGGCCATGAAAAACCGGATGTCTATCAAAAAACCTCGTCAATTATTAACCGTTGATCTTGCCTCTAGTTTAACCCCCAGAGAATTGGAAGTACTTGGACTCATATGTCGGCAACTAACCGCTCAGGAAATTGCGGATCGGCTCAGCATCAGCACCCGTACTGTCGATGGTCACCGAAACAATTTGCTGGAGAAAACCGGCGCTCGCAACACGGCTGGCCTGGTTATCTTCGCCGTCAAGAACCACTTACTGGACCCTGCTTCACTCCTTTGACCCGGCGCTACTCCATTAGTTTTCCTCTAGGAGCAGTCTAAACCCTACCAGAAAGAGTCTGGTTTAGTGCGGCATGTACAGAGTAGAAGCCAATAATAACGGGTACCCAGAACTTGATTGTCCCTACACGCAGTAACCAGCCCCCCTCTTATCAACTGATTATCAGACTATTACTAGAGTCATCAGCTATTGGTAGGGTACAATAGCAAATTTTCATACCGCCAAACTCAAAAACAATTTTTGCCTGATTTTGAATACAGGTATTTATGCCTGTATTCAACCGTTCGATTCAGTGTTTCTTTGGAGAAATTTTTAGACATATGTCTATTATCTGAATGCAACAAGCGTGTAGACAATGACCTGTTGCCTGAGCGGGATTAATGATGGAATAGCGGGCACTCATCAACAAAGTGATCATAAGATGTGCCTGAATCGATCAAACCGTTAGAACAGTTACGCTATGCACTCATTAAGTCGAACAACGAATCAAACCGATATTACCTACTATCCGCACCATCTTCTATTCACACCATCTTGACTATTGATTGACCACAAAACCGGATCACTCATTTCTTTTACGCTTGCTAGATGAAATTATATGGACCCTTTTCTCGGTGAAATTCGTGCTGTTGGCTTTAATTATGCCCCATATGGCTGGGCCTTTTGCCAAGGGCAATTGTTATCTATTGCGCAAAATACCGCGTTGTACTCCATTTTAGGCATTACTTATGGGGGCGATGGGCGAGTTAACTTTGCCCTGCCCGATCTGCGGGGCAGGGTTATTGTCAATTCGGGTCAGGCACCGGGCTCAAGTCCATACTATCAGGGGCAAACCGGTGGGCAGGACACCGTAACACTCACGCCAGAGCAGAATCCTCAGCATACGCACTCACTGGATGCCATTCGGGTCCCGGTTAGTGAGAACAGCCCTAACTCCAGCTCACCAGCTAAAAATGTTCTGGCCCAGACCGACAAAGCACACTACGGGAGCAGCACGAGCGGCCAGATGGCCGCTGGTTCTCTGAGCGGAACGGCCTCGTTCATAGGTGAAGGAGCCTCTCATGACAATCACATGCCTTACCTAGCGCTGAATTACATCATTGCGTTACAAGGTGTGTTTCCTCAACGCCCCTAACCTAACCCATTCATTCTTCGCATTTATGGAACCCTACATTGGTGAGATTCGCATTTTCCCTGGCAACTTTGCTCCGGTTGGCTGGCTATATTGTAATGGACAATCCGTCAACATAAGCGACTACCAAGCACTTTTTCAATTGATCGGTACGACTTATGGGGGTGATGGACAAACGAAGTTTGCCCTACCCAATCTGCAAGGCCGTGCCGTGGTTGGTCAGGGCGCTGGCCAAGGTTTAAGTACGTACGTGCTGGGACAACAGGCGGGCCAGGAAGCGGTAACGGTAACAGCCAACCAGATGCCTGTTCATCAGCACGCAGTACAGGTTAGCACGCAAGCGCATGTAGGCGCACCCGCCCAGGTATCTCCCAACGGAGCCTATTTCGGCGATCAGGGGGAGGCTGCGTATCAATCGACGGCGGGTTCAGCAACGCTGGCTACCGACGCCGTTATTGGTCAGACGAGCAGCAGCGGGGGGGGACAACCACATACCAACCTTCAGCCTTATTTGGTGATTAATTACATCATTGCTACGGATGGAATCTATCCCACACAGCAGTAGCCTGAGCGCTTCTACACCTATCGACTACCCTTAATCACTAATCTGTATGGATCCTTTTATGGGCGAAATTCGCCTGATGAGTTTTGGCTTCAACCCCAAATATTGGGCACCTTGTCAGGGTCAACTGTTACCTATTAATCAAAACCAAGCCTTATTCTCCCTGTTAGGCACCATGTACGGGGGGAATGGCGTAACTAATTTCGCTCTACCCGATTTGCGCGGCCGGGTAGTTCTAAGCTTCGGTCAGGGCTCGGGTATACAAGGATACAGCCAAGGCGAGAGGGGAGGTTCGGAGGGTATACCGTTAACTACCGCGCAGCTGGCTGCTCATAACCATTCGGTAGCAGGCTCCATTCAGACCGCTTCGGAAGCCGATGGACAGGATCCTAGTGGGGCTTATCCGGCTCCTACTAACGTTACCCAGTATGCGTCCGGGGGGGCCAACACCACTATGGCTGCTATAACAGGGCAGACAAGTACCGCTGGCACAGGGCTACCGCACGAAAACCGCCAGCCAGTTATGGCGCTGAATTACTGCATTGCCATACAAGGTATTTTTCCTCCGCATAGTTAACAAGTTTGAGGGGTACGCTATGAAACTGGGTGTAATCATAAGTAGTTTGCTGGGCCTGCCGCTTCTTTACGAACTGGTGGCGCAAGGTGTCACAGCCCGCGTAGCAGTACCCCATACACCCTCCCATCCGGACGAATCCATTCAGATCGCTCAGGCTGTTTCTACGCTGGGCGTACCGCTGACGTGGTTACACCGTCAAACGCTTCGCACCGATCTACTAGCGTGGTTAGGCCCTGACCCGCTTGACGCCGTCCTTGTTTTTACGTTACCCTGGCGCATTCCGGCAACGGTGTTGTCCATCCCGCGCCAGGGGTTTCTGAACGTTCATCTGGCGCCTTTACCAGCCTATCGGGGCCCGGAGCCGTTGTTTTGGCTCTTGCGTAATGGCGAAACAGCCGGGGCTGTAACTATTCACCGGATGGATGCCAATTTTGATACAGGCCCTGTCCTATTAACCGTGCCGGTCCCCATTGACCCCAAAGATACGCATGGGCTACACCGGGCAAAACTCGCTCAATATGCCGTCGTTGCTGCTCACCAGCTGCTCACCAGACTTTGGAGTGAAATACCCCTGGAATTTGACGCGCAAGATGATATGTCTGCCCGCTACTGGCCCCGTGCTGGTCTTGCCGACGTATGCGTAGACTGGGAGGAAACAGCTGTGCGAATCGACCAACTTGTAAAGGCCGTTAATCCCTGGAACCGGGGTGCATTAACTACGTTTCGTGGCCAATGCCTACGACTACTGGGTGTGACGCCTAGGCCTGAAACAACACCAGCTTTACCAGGCACAATCGTTTGGGCAACTCCTCAGCAGGGCCTAGGCGTTGCCTGCGGTCAGGGGCAGATCGTGCAACTGGATATGGTTTCGTTGCCAGAAGGCTACTTCTCGGGGACTCAACTAGCCGGTCTCGGCTTGCAGGTGGGTGAGGTACTCACATCTTTTCAGGCAGACGCTGTTCTATCGGGTTAGCGATAAGGGGTACGATCAGCTAATCAACTGTATACTGCGACTACTACTCATTAATTTCTTCTACCGCAACCAGCGGGGGCGTTGGCTCTCTAACCAGCGCATACACTTAGTCTTTATTCTACTACCCATACCCATTTGTCGTTCATCCAACTTCATGAAAAATTTACTTTTACTTCTCGGTTCATTACTAACCGTTTATTCTGTCCAGGCGCAGACTATAACCCTGGTGCAGGAAAGCTTCGAGACCGACGGTCGGAATACGCGCTACACCTCGAACGAGTTTGATTCGCGCTCGGCTAGTTCTTCGCTGCCTTACTTCACGCGGGCGCTGACCAATCCCCTGCTCAATCCGTTCAATCCGTCCAATGTGTGCTTTGGGACTAATAAATACCCCGTTACCATTGGTGGGGTAGACGGCGCGGTTTTCTGGTCATCTGAGGCCGTCCGGAGCACGGCAACCAGCCCAGCGGATGATGACCGCGCTCCGGGGGTTGTCACGCTCAACGCCATTAACGCCAGCACCTATGGCTCATTAAAACTAGTGGTAGCCCTTGCCGATGCTCGCGGCCCCAGTAGTCCTACTCTCACCAAAAATGGGGGCGAATTGAACCCCCAATACGATTCTAACGACTTTATTCGCCTACAGTATTCGACTAATGGCGGAACGACCTATAATACACTGGCGCAGTTTGTAGGTAATAATCCGTCTGGACAAGGTTTTATGCAACTTGACGCAGACCTGGACGGCACTGCCGATGGAGCGCAGACAGCGACCAACACGCTAGACATTAATATGCGTGATTTCTCGTTCAATATTCCGGGCTCACCGTCCTCGTTACTCGTACGGGTGCAGGTCGACCAGCGCGGGGGCAGCGAAGAGTTAGCTTTCGACAATATCCGGGTAACGGGCGTGGCCAATACCGTGTCTCCGCCGACGCTCAGTAATCTTGAAAACGATCCCTTACCGTATGCCGAAGGCCAGGGCGCTACAAAGGTTACCAACACTATAACCGTGGTCAATCCGGGAGGATCGACGCTGAGTCGGGCTACCGTCAGTATCAGCAGCGGTCGGGGTGCGGGCGATCAACTGGTATTTACTAACACTAACCTTATATCAGGATCATATAATTCATCGACGGGAGTACTTGAACTGAATGGTACTGCACCGACGGAGGATTATCAGGCGGCTTTACGATCGGTAGCCTTTCGGAATTCGGATGCAATCAACGCACCAATGGGCACACGCACCCTGGATTTTGTGGTGTACAATGGCACCACCAGCAGCAACCAAGTGTCGCGTAATGTGACGGTGACGGCCTCCCTGGATGCGGCTACGACATTGCCTTACCAGGAAGATTTTGAAGTGGATAAGGAAGGTACGCGCTACAGTTCGAATACGTTTGTTGCGCGAAATGGCACTGGGGCGGCCTGGTTACGGACAACCGCGAATCCCTATCAGACGAACCCGCCTTCGCCAAACCCCACCACATTCAGCAACATCAGCGGTTCCGCTTACTGGTACGGCAACAATACCAACTCCTTGGCGAACAGTGCTACCCGCATGGGCACCTTACAGACGCTGCAAATCAACACCGCAGGTTACACGAACTTAACTTTCTCGATACGCATTGGAGCCTCGTCGGGTGCGAATGCGCGCTGGCAGAACACCGATTACTTTAAGGTTTACTACCGGGTAGCGGGCGGTGCCCAAGTGCCTATCCTTTCGTTCCGGGGAAACACGGCGACGCAATCTGCACAGGGTAACTTGCAACAGGATGCTGACCCCAGCGCCACGACAGGCATACCGAACGGTACGACTTTAACGCCGGCCCTGAACACCTTTACCGCTCAACTGCCTGCTTCCGTATCAGGACAAGTAGTCGATTTCCTGGTGGTGCTGATGTCGGACGACATCTCGGCAGAACTGGCTTTCGACAATATACAGCTAACGGGCACGCAACTGACAGCACCGACCGTGACAACCAATTCGTCGGCTAGTAACGTAACCACCTCTAGCGCCAGCCTGGGAGGTAACGTGACGAACGACGGAGGAGCCAGTGTTACCGAGCGAGGTATCATATACAAAGCTGGCGCGAATGCGCCAAACGCCAGTGATTCCAAAGTAGCCAGCGGTACAGGAGTGGGGGGCTTTTCAGCTACCCTGACCGGGTTGACATCGGGGACTCAGTATACAGCGCGGGCCTACGCCATCAACAGCGTCGGTACTGGTTTTGGCAGCACAGTTACGTTCGTTACTACGCCTGGAAGCCCGCAACTGAACACGCCCACCAACGGTACCTATGTTGCCACCGGCACACCCATTTACACGGGTACAACTCAAGTGGGCAGCACGGTACAAGTGTATGTAGATGGCACCCTGCTTAATGCCACCCCAACGGTCGATAATGCGGGCAACTTCACCGTTGTTCAGCCCTCATCACTGAACGAGGGAAGCCATACTGTATACGCCACGGCTACGGTAACGATCAATGGAACGACCAGCCCAACCAGCGCCAACTCGAACACGAACACCTTTATCATTGATGTGACGGCCCCCACGGTCAGCTTAACCTCCGCGACGGCTCCCAACGGCAGTTCCTACAACAGTTCGCCCTTTGTCTACAACGCTACCTTTTCAGAGAACGTAGCCAATTTTGTAGCCTCCGATATAACGGTGGGTAATGGTTCCGTAACGGGCTTTAGTGCCATTAGCAGCAGCCAGTACAGTTTCACCGTAACGCCTACCACCAGCGGAGCAGTTTCCGTGAGTTTGGCGCGTAGCGTGGCAAGCGATGTAGCGGGTAATGGTAACGTCGAGTCCGATCCATATACCATCATTTACGCACCACTCCCTACTATTAGCGGCTTTACGGCTACTACCCCATCGGTATGTGTGAGTAGTCCAGTCACATTTACGGCCACAGTAGGCAACGTAACGGGGGCTTATACGTATACACTGACAAATGGTGTTAGCACCACAACGGGCACCAGTAGCAATCCGGCGTTTAATCAGTCGGTGGTATCAAC
Protein-coding regions in this window:
- a CDS encoding response regulator transcription factor; amino-acid sequence: MKTINVAIADDQVLFRKGLLSIINGFEGIQVTLEAENGRALLEGLETATSFPDVVLLDLSMPELNGVEVTKRLNSAYPALKIIILSVYGEDRFVIHMIDLGVNGFLFKNVEPLEVERAIRTVVEKDFYVNDIFLTAMKNRMSIKKPRQLLTVDLASSLTPRELEVLGLICRQLTAQEIADRLSISTRTVDGHRNNLLEKTGARNTAGLVIFAVKNHLLDPASLL
- a CDS encoding beta strand repeat-containing protein, producing MKNLLLLLGSLLTVYSVQAQTITLVQESFETDGRNTRYTSNEFDSRSASSSLPYFTRALTNPLLNPFNPSNVCFGTNKYPVTIGGVDGAVFWSSEAVRSTATSPADDDRAPGVVTLNAINASTYGSLKLVVALADARGPSSPTLTKNGGELNPQYDSNDFIRLQYSTNGGTTYNTLAQFVGNNPSGQGFMQLDADLDGTADGAQTATNTLDINMRDFSFNIPGSPSSLLVRVQVDQRGGSEELAFDNIRVTGVANTVSPPTLSNLENDPLPYAEGQGATKVTNTITVVNPGGSTLSRATVSISSGRGAGDQLVFTNTNLISGSYNSSTGVLELNGTAPTEDYQAALRSVAFRNSDAINAPMGTRTLDFVVYNGTTSSNQVSRNVTVTASLDAATTLPYQEDFEVDKEGTRYSSNTFVARNGTGAAWLRTTANPYQTNPPSPNPTTFSNISGSAYWYGNNTNSLANSATRMGTLQTLQINTAGYTNLTFSIRIGASSGANARWQNTDYFKVYYRVAGGAQVPILSFRGNTATQSAQGNLQQDADPSATTGIPNGTTLTPALNTFTAQLPASVSGQVVDFLVVLMSDDISAELAFDNIQLTGTQLTAPTVTTNSSASNVTTSSASLGGNVTNDGGASVTERGIIYKAGANAPNASDSKVASGTGVGGFSATLTGLTSGTQYTARAYAINSVGTGFGSTVTFVTTPGSPQLNTPTNGTYVATGTPIYTGTTQVGSTVQVYVDGTLLNATPTVDNAGNFTVVQPSSLNEGSHTVYATATVTINGTTSPTSANSNTNTFIIDVTAPTVSLTSATAPNGSSYNSSPFVYNATFSENVANFVASDITVGNGSVTGFSAISSSQYSFTVTPTTSGAVSVSLARSVASDVAGNGNVESDPYTIIYAPLPTISGFTATTPSVCVSSPVTFTATVGNVTGAYTYTLTNGVSTTTGTSSNPAFNQSVVSTNSGTQNFTLTVSANNGQVTTAFVSVTVKSTLTNIRGSQSATSLCAPGGQVNFQVTPDPIEFYTVTLFRNNVQDGQTTGSYGSTIIFPRNVTQSANYQIVVTSSCASLTTTFTPVTVTPLPTPSIVGLATAYCQDAGSQPLKGEPSGGVFTIDGNPATSFDPTSLTIGQHTVVYSYTNAGGCSNTATQIVTVTETPTAPRLVTQTGGPYPAGVSSLTISQNTGDVILTVSGCANGTINWNGGNAATLAVSTANTGTQNFTATCTQNGCTSPAATATVTVVLPTLRVLSRDPDNGQQNSNTIKPYLLLQNVGTTPISYGSITVRYWLTTEPNMNLIFQKNYVAIGQNNLNLRYVPLASPRQGATGYIEYSFNSAAGSLAPMGDSGPLEVQAYQQNYAVLNQLDDYSYINNSTFTLNPRITAYQNGVIFYGTEPAGSGNTRVAAKEAESILQVNVLGNPVIGHSAEVEISGVSGQSVQIRLVDLQGKSVFEHSIKEVSSTERVILPLGTAQGILLLNVSTANQRQQIKLLRP
- a CDS encoding phage tail protein, which translates into the protein MDPFLGEIRAVGFNYAPYGWAFCQGQLLSIAQNTALYSILGITYGGDGRVNFALPDLRGRVIVNSGQAPGSSPYYQGQTGGQDTVTLTPEQNPQHTHSLDAIRVPVSENSPNSSSPAKNVLAQTDKAHYGSSTSGQMAAGSLSGTASFIGEGASHDNHMPYLALNYIIALQGVFPQRP
- a CDS encoding methionyl-tRNA formyltransferase, producing MKLGVIISSLLGLPLLYELVAQGVTARVAVPHTPSHPDESIQIAQAVSTLGVPLTWLHRQTLRTDLLAWLGPDPLDAVLVFTLPWRIPATVLSIPRQGFLNVHLAPLPAYRGPEPLFWLLRNGETAGAVTIHRMDANFDTGPVLLTVPVPIDPKDTHGLHRAKLAQYAVVAAHQLLTRLWSEIPLEFDAQDDMSARYWPRAGLADVCVDWEETAVRIDQLVKAVNPWNRGALTTFRGQCLRLLGVTPRPETTPALPGTIVWATPQQGLGVACGQGQIVQLDMVSLPEGYFSGTQLAGLGLQVGEVLTSFQADAVLSG
- a CDS encoding phage tail protein, which encodes MDPFMGEIRLMSFGFNPKYWAPCQGQLLPINQNQALFSLLGTMYGGNGVTNFALPDLRGRVVLSFGQGSGIQGYSQGERGGSEGIPLTTAQLAAHNHSVAGSIQTASEADGQDPSGAYPAPTNVTQYASGGANTTMAAITGQTSTAGTGLPHENRQPVMALNYCIAIQGIFPPHS
- a CDS encoding phage tail protein, encoding MEPYIGEIRIFPGNFAPVGWLYCNGQSVNISDYQALFQLIGTTYGGDGQTKFALPNLQGRAVVGQGAGQGLSTYVLGQQAGQEAVTVTANQMPVHQHAVQVSTQAHVGAPAQVSPNGAYFGDQGEAAYQSTAGSATLATDAVIGQTSSSGGGQPHTNLQPYLVINYIIATDGIYPTQQ
- a CDS encoding sensor histidine kinase, translated to MKQIELNYQRDVIYRTLDAVEDERHRVARDLHDEVGASLSVMRLLVSQLVQSNPVVDPAGTKLKAQIDHTLDTIRRISNDLLPQGLTELGLVYALEGLCEDIMAVTENDIQLLVQGTVNFNARFNLTVYRLVQELLINASKYAHATSIELQITVSTDQFLLLYSDNGIGFNLEEAYHKKSLGLKNIETRTQMLGGSVDFKTQSGQGLQVTIGVPLLNNL